From Eubacterium sp. 1001713B170207_170306_E7, one genomic window encodes:
- a CDS encoding MerR family transcriptional regulator, with translation MYRISEFSKITNLTVKALRYYDEQGILVPSNRDSQNGYRYYSEEDFKRAQLVALLRSFDFSISELRDVMENFDEDTDLAYFLEEKKAMIENKIEKEKALLKKISLYIEPAGQEESHMQHKIKIKRLEPVMVASIRYQGLYSEVGKYIARIYKAAKGSADGIPFNLYYNEAYQEKADIEICVPVKRYVEAAGIECKTLPALERAVSTIHQGSYSQFNHAYKALLDYSKAQDLKLLTPSREIYIKGPGAIFKGNENKYVTEIIIPFE, from the coding sequence ATGTACAGAATCAGTGAATTTTCTAAAATAACCAATTTAACGGTTAAGGCGCTGCGCTATTATGACGAGCAGGGAATCCTGGTGCCGTCCAATCGGGACAGCCAGAATGGATACCGTTATTACAGCGAGGAGGATTTCAAACGGGCACAGCTGGTTGCGCTGCTCCGTTCCTTTGACTTTTCTATCTCGGAGCTTCGGGACGTTATGGAAAATTTTGATGAGGATACCGATCTGGCCTATTTTCTGGAAGAAAAAAAGGCCATGATCGAGAATAAAATTGAAAAGGAAAAAGCGCTGCTGAAAAAAATATCCCTCTATATCGAGCCGGCCGGTCAGGAGGAAAGCCATATGCAGCACAAAATTAAAATAAAACGTCTGGAGCCTGTAATGGTCGCATCCATCCGTTATCAAGGGCTTTACAGCGAGGTCGGAAAATATATTGCCAGAATTTACAAGGCGGCAAAGGGCAGCGCTGATGGTATTCCCTTTAACCTGTATTACAACGAGGCTTATCAGGAAAAAGCGGATATAGAAATCTGCGTGCCGGTTAAACGCTATGTCGAAGCTGCGGGGATTGAGTGTAAAACCCTTCCGGCGCTAGAGCGGGCTGTTTCAACCATACACCAGGGAAGCTACAGCCAGTTTAATCACGCCTACAAGGCGCTGCTGGATTATTCCAAGGCGCAGGATTTAAAGCTGTTGACGCCATCCCGGGAAATATACATAAAAGGGCCGGGCGCTATTTTTAAGGGAAATGAAAACAAATACGTGACGGAGATCATCATCCCTTTTGAGTAA
- a CDS encoding AzlD domain-containing protein produces the protein MTTTTLLIYILVMAGVTYLIRVLPLALFKKKIESKFVKSFLYYVPYAVLGTMTFPAIFYSTGSLYSATAGLIAAILLAMKEKGLVTVAVFACVAVLVVEAVLGYL, from the coding sequence ATGACCACCACTACGTTGTTAATCTATATTCTGGTTATGGCGGGCGTCACCTATTTAATCCGTGTGCTGCCGCTGGCCCTGTTTAAAAAGAAAATAGAAAGTAAATTTGTAAAATCCTTTCTTTATTATGTGCCCTACGCGGTGCTTGGAACCATGACTTTTCCGGCGATTTTTTATTCTACCGGAAGCCTGTACTCGGCCACTGCGGGGCTGATCGCCGCCATTTTACTGGCCATGAAGGAAAAAGGCCTGGTCACCGTGGCTGTGTTTGCCTGTGTTGCGGTGCTGGTCGTGGAGGCAGTGCTGGGATATCTGTAA
- a CDS encoding DUF3795 domain-containing protein, whose amino-acid sequence MKKIISCCGVVCTECEYYPEICAGCPSIEGKAFWLKYTGGIICDIYKCCVLEKKLPHCGNCEALPCPHYFNTPDPTKTPAENEADFKKQMNQLRRMKPS is encoded by the coding sequence ATGAAAAAAATTATCAGCTGCTGTGGTGTTGTCTGTACAGAATGCGAGTATTACCCCGAAATCTGCGCAGGTTGTCCGTCCATTGAGGGGAAAGCCTTCTGGCTAAAGTATACCGGCGGGATAATTTGTGATATTTATAAATGCTGTGTTCTCGAAAAGAAGCTGCCTCATTGTGGAAATTGTGAAGCGCTGCCCTGCCCCCACTATTTTAACACGCCGGACCCTACCAAGACGCCGGCGGAAAACGAAGCGGACTTTAAAAAACAGATGAATCAGCTCAGGAGGATGAAACCGTCATGA
- a CDS encoding ABC-2 transporter permease, whose translation MMKALLYKELFLTSLPPTFIFMFFGAMLMIPGYPYYVPFFFGCLGLFFTFQNGRENKDTFYTAALPISKGDVVRARCLLVVLVELGEVFISIPFAVLRAYVLPPNPVGIEANPAFYGFVLVMFTIFNVIFLTQFYKNAYNVGKAFVIAQIPLWLYIIVMEALVHFPRFSAYLDTTDPSIMLRQLPILAAGIVIYVLGMLTACRVSIKRFEKVDL comes from the coding sequence ATGATGAAAGCATTACTTTATAAGGAACTGTTTTTAACCAGTCTGCCGCCCACATTTATCTTTATGTTTTTCGGCGCCATGCTGATGATCCCCGGGTATCCCTACTATGTTCCTTTTTTCTTTGGCTGTCTGGGGCTCTTTTTTACCTTCCAGAACGGGCGTGAAAACAAGGACACCTTTTATACCGCGGCGCTGCCCATCTCAAAGGGCGATGTGGTCAGGGCAAGATGCCTGCTGGTGGTGCTGGTAGAGCTTGGAGAGGTGTTCATCTCCATCCCCTTTGCTGTTCTGCGGGCATATGTGCTGCCGCCAAACCCGGTAGGCATTGAGGCGAATCCTGCATTTTACGGCTTTGTATTGGTCATGTTCACCATCTTTAACGTGATTTTCCTGACGCAGTTTTATAAAAATGCCTACAATGTGGGCAAAGCTTTTGTAATAGCACAGATTCCCCTGTGGCTGTACATCATTGTGATGGAAGCACTGGTGCATTTTCCAAGGTTCAGCGCTTATCTGGACACGACCGACCCGTCAATAATGCTGAGACAGCTCCCGATTCTGGCGGCCGGGATCGTGATCTACGTGTTGGGAATGCTGACAGCCTGCCGTGTTTCCATCAAGCGGTTTGAAAAAGTTGATTTATAA
- a CDS encoding AzlC family ABC transporter permease, with the protein MEKTEETIIINNSFVKGLQDGIPIGLGYLSVAFTFGMMAVTQGLPAWSAVLISMTNLTSAGQFAGLDLIVLGAPFVEMALTQLIINLRYALMSLSLSQKLEDSVNTLERCLIAFGNTDEIFAVSSGQPGKLGKWYMFGLMVMPYIGWSGGTLIGAAASTILPEFIRSALGIAIYGMFIAIIIPPARKKKSVRTVLVFAVVLSCIFTFAPVLNQVSTGFTIIICTIAASAFGAWLFPISEEEEI; encoded by the coding sequence ATGGAAAAGACAGAAGAGACGATCATCATTAACAACAGCTTCGTAAAGGGATTACAGGATGGGATTCCCATTGGACTGGGCTATTTGTCGGTGGCTTTTACCTTTGGGATGATGGCTGTTACCCAGGGCCTGCCTGCCTGGTCTGCGGTACTCATATCCATGACCAATCTGACCTCTGCCGGGCAGTTTGCCGGATTGGATTTGATTGTGCTCGGTGCGCCTTTTGTGGAGATGGCACTGACCCAGCTGATCATCAATCTGCGCTATGCGCTTATGTCCCTGTCATTGTCCCAGAAGCTGGAGGACTCTGTTAACACACTGGAGCGCTGTCTGATCGCCTTTGGCAACACCGATGAGATCTTTGCCGTGAGCAGCGGACAGCCTGGAAAGCTGGGGAAATGGTATATGTTTGGCCTGATGGTGATGCCGTATATCGGCTGGTCCGGCGGTACTCTGATCGGCGCGGCGGCCAGCACCATTCTGCCGGAATTCATACGCTCTGCTCTGGGAATCGCCATTTACGGGATGTTTATCGCCATTATCATACCGCCGGCCAGAAAGAAAAAATCGGTCAGAACGGTATTGGTCTTTGCGGTGGTATTGAGCTGCATTTTTACTTTTGCCCCTGTTCTGAACCAGGTATCAACAGGCTTTACCATCATCATCTGCACCATTGCGGCGTCGGCCTTTGGCGCCTGGCTCTTTCCCATCAGCGAGGAGGAAGAAATATGA
- a CDS encoding GNAT family N-acetyltransferase, with protein sequence MKIRQMQLSDMPELARLYYQFWREASDVEAMERQFRRLEKADTHIFLCAEENNQLIGSVMGIICGELYGDCRPFMVLENMIVDKGSRENGVGKALLQELEKQAKERQCTQIILVTEKNRKAACCFYEANGFQINNTGYKKKL encoded by the coding sequence ATGAAGATAAGACAAATGCAGCTGTCGGATATGCCGGAGCTTGCCCGGCTTTATTACCAGTTTTGGAGAGAGGCCTCAGATGTTGAAGCGATGGAACGCCAGTTCAGGCGTCTTGAAAAAGCAGACACCCATATTTTCCTGTGTGCGGAAGAAAACAACCAGCTCATCGGCTCAGTCATGGGCATAATCTGCGGGGAGCTTTACGGAGACTGCCGCCCTTTTATGGTGCTGGAAAATATGATTGTGGATAAAGGCAGCCGTGAAAACGGGGTAGGAAAAGCGCTGCTGCAGGAGCTTGAAAAACAGGCAAAAGAGCGGCAGTGCACCCAGATCATTTTGGTAACGGAAAAGAACCGGAAAGCCGCCTGCTGCTTTTACGAAGCGAATGGCTTTCAGATAAATAATACAGGGTATAAGAAGAAATTGTAG
- a CDS encoding 4'-phosphopantetheinyl transferase superfamily protein, with product MIDVYTLDTHFFSLTGKTVHVEVLLNKIFEKKKLPTPVKIEKNRYGKPFLKQYPGLHFNGSHSGDYLVCAVSEKPVGVDVQRIDKTKQMMPLARRFMAPEEIRSLESLENDARTRAFYRLWAQKESYMKYRGLGFALPLSAFEIQEKSGEYLILDANCQAGGVFLRRLELSPDYELWVCGEEPAVQKIEFGVL from the coding sequence ATGATTGATGTGTACACGCTGGATACGCATTTTTTTTCGCTTACAGGAAAAACAGTGCATGTCGAGGTGCTCTTAAATAAAATTTTTGAGAAAAAGAAACTGCCAACACCAGTAAAGATCGAAAAGAACCGTTATGGAAAGCCTTTTTTAAAGCAATATCCCGGTCTGCATTTTAACGGCTCCCACTCAGGCGATTATCTGGTGTGCGCGGTGTCCGAAAAGCCAGTGGGCGTCGATGTGCAGCGGATCGACAAGACTAAACAGATGATGCCCCTTGCGCGGCGCTTTATGGCGCCTGAGGAGATTCGCAGTCTGGAAAGCCTGGAGAATGATGCCCGGACGAGAGCTTTTTACAGGCTGTGGGCGCAGAAGGAAAGCTATATGAAATACCGGGGGCTGGGTTTTGCCCTGCCGCTGAGCGCTTTTGAAATACAGGAAAAATCAGGGGAATATCTGATACTCGATGCGAACTGCCAAGCCGGCGGTGTTTTTTTAAGACGTCTGGAATTGTCTCCGGATTATGAGCTTTGGGTATGCGGCGAGGAGCCTGCGGTACAGAAAATTGAATTTGGAGTTTTATGA